The DNA segment ATGGTCTGTGGAGTCTGTTTCACTTCCCACCGGAAGGCGGCGACACTTGCGCTCGAGGACGCGGCCGCTCGCGCTGGCGTCTTCGGCGGTGTACCGTACAACGCTCGCCTCCTCCAGAACGTCATGGAGGGGATGTTCCTGCTCTGGAACCACGCGATCCACCTGTTCACGCTGGCCGGACCGGACTACAGCGACGCCGTCGCGGACACTGGCTACGCGCGACTGAACCCGAACGAGGGAGCGGGGTACGAGAGCGCGCTGTCCAACCAACGGACGCTGTTACAGGCGTTCACCGAGTTCGGCGGCCGCGCACCCCATCCGCTGACGTACGCGCCGGGGGGCGTCGTCGCCCAGCCCGACGAAGAGACGATGGATCGGGTCCGCGAGCGCATCGCGTCGGTCGACGAGTGGGTTGGGCCGACCGACGCGGTCCCGGAGGTGCTGGCTGCGGTCCGCGACCGGCGCGGGCCACCGAGTGACGCTCGCGGGCTGTACGACATGGTGAGCGTCCTCGTCGCGGCCGCGGAGGAAGGCGCCGACGAGTTCGGTGTCGGTCCCGGACGCTTCTACGCCAACGGGATGTTCTACGACGACAGCGGCGGCCTCGTGTTCCCCGGCGGTGTCTTCGTCGACGGCTCGGTACGCGACCCGAGTCGGACGGAGTTGCTCGCGAGTATCACGGAAGACACGAGTCACGCCTGGTACACCGAGGAATCCGGTGGCCACCCCCAACGTGCGCCGCCGCCCGAGCCGGCACCGGACAAGGAAGGCGCGTACTCTTGGGGAAAGGCCCCTCGGTTCGACGGCCAGGCAGTCGAGACCGGGCCGCTCGCCCGGCTGATCGCCGCCGGCGACGACCCGTTCGATCTCCGATCGGAACTCGGCGGCGATCCCCAGCGGAGCAGCACGCTGAACCGTCTCATCGCCCGCGTGCAAGAGTTCCTGCTCGTCAGGGACATGCTCGGAGAGTGGATCGAGTCGGTGGACATCCACGGGCCACTGCGAGCCGAGTGGACCGACGACTTCACCGCCGAGGGCGTCGGTCTCTGGGGCGCTTCGCGGGGCGCGCTCTCGCACTGGGTGCGGGTCGAAAACGGCGAGATCGCCAACTACCAGATCATCTCACCGACGCTGTGGAATCTCGGCCCCCGGGACAAAGCGGGTAACCCGAGCATCCTGGAGTACGCACTCGAAGGGATGGCAGTCGAGGATCCCCGCGACCCGGTGAACGTGATGCGGACGATCCGGTCGTACGACCCCTGTCTCGGCTGTGCCGTCCACGTCCAGGACGGCGAGGAAACGCGGTTCGTCGGGGATCTGGAGCCACCGCGCCCCACGGATTCGCTCGGCGACTAGAGCCGAAGGGCGGACTCGCGGATCGTCAGGACGGTGCGATCGCTCTCGGACAATAGTGGCTGCGGGGAGTAAGCCCCCTTCTGTTCGGCCCGGCATTCGGCTGAGCGTCCGCGCCGCGTCCGGGCTACCTTGTGGCGCGGACTTGCACCGGTGAGGATTCGCCGTTCCATCCGTTCTCTGCTGTCGGCCTTCGGCGGGTCAACTCCCCGTTCCTTTCTCGGCAGGTCACCCTGCCGGGCTTTCGTCCGGCAGTCGACCCGACCTTCGTCAGTCGGGGTTCGCACGCCTCATTAGTCGAGCAGAGCGGTCTCGTTTCTGTTCCAGTGCCAGCGGTCTCCCGCTCCGGGTTTGCACCCGGTCACCTGCCCGGTCGGTGGGGGGACTTTCCTCATGCCCGTTCTGCGGAACGCAGTCTCGGGCACGGGAACCGGGCTCCCGCTGCCATCAGCGTTACTCCGCGCTCGGGATTAACGCTGTCGACTGACCGACCCGTTCCTGCCGTTCGAACTAAAAACGTGGGTTTAACAGTCCGGGTCACGACGGTCCGGGTATGCAGGGTAATCTGCCGCCGGAAGCACAGGAGAAACTCGAGGAACTGCAGGATCTGCAGGAGACGGCACAGCAGGTCGCAACACAGAAACAGCAGGCCGAGACCCAGCTCGCCGAGGCCGAGAGTGCCCTCGACGCGCTCGAGGACATCGACGAGG comes from the Halapricum desulfuricans genome and includes:
- a CDS encoding nickel-dependent hydrogenase large subunit, with product MPEIEINPTTRIEGHHSTTIDVRDGQIASAKSHMEMFRGIENITVGRPPSDVPQITQMVCGVCFTSHRKAATLALEDAAARAGVFGGVPYNARLLQNVMEGMFLLWNHAIHLFTLAGPDYSDAVADTGYARLNPNEGAGYESALSNQRTLLQAFTEFGGRAPHPLTYAPGGVVAQPDEETMDRVRERIASVDEWVGPTDAVPEVLAAVRDRRGPPSDARGLYDMVSVLVAAAEEGADEFGVGPGRFYANGMFYDDSGGLVFPGGVFVDGSVRDPSRTELLASITEDTSHAWYTEESGGHPQRAPPPEPAPDKEGAYSWGKAPRFDGQAVETGPLARLIAAGDDPFDLRSELGGDPQRSSTLNRLIARVQEFLLVRDMLGEWIESVDIHGPLRAEWTDDFTAEGVGLWGASRGALSHWVRVENGEIANYQIISPTLWNLGPRDKAGNPSILEYALEGMAVEDPRDPVNVMRTIRSYDPCLGCAVHVQDGEETRFVGDLEPPRPTDSLGD